The Brassica oleracea var. oleracea cultivar TO1000 chromosome C6, BOL, whole genome shotgun sequence genome includes a region encoding these proteins:
- the LOC106299332 gene encoding glutaredoxin-C14-like, producing MDKVMRMSSGKGVVIFTKKSCCLCYAVQILFRDLRVQPTIHEIDNDPDCLEIEKALVRLGCPNAVPAVFVSGKLVGSTNEVMSLHLSGSLVPLIKPYQLFHN from the coding sequence ATGGACAAGGTTATGAGAATGTCATCAGGGAAAGGAGTTGTGATCTTCACCAAAAAATCATGTTGTCTGTGCTACGCCGTGCAGATACTTTTTCGTGACCTTAGGGTTCAACCAACAATCCACGAGATTGACAACGATCCTGACTGCCTCGAGATCGAGAAGGCCTTAGTCCGTCTTGGCTGCCCCAACGCAGTTCCTGCTGTTTTTGTAAGTGGTAAGCTGGTGGGTTCTACCAATGAAGTCATGTCGCTTCACCTAAGTGGCTCTCTCGTTCCCTTGATCAAGCCGTATCAGTTATTTCATAACTAG